One Cucurbita pepo subsp. pepo cultivar mu-cu-16 chromosome LG20, ASM280686v2, whole genome shotgun sequence genomic window carries:
- the LOC111782683 gene encoding uncharacterized protein LOC111782683, producing MEENHPCSPTDSQAFETLASRASDHPNSFPGSPLGYPKLDSFRELDIPSGAQFSPSEKTVEFRENDSESHHSTGEMQNCSNKNRANYFYYDSPMLEDTGVWIPISVPPMSETDHEEWAKGFHLNGGCFPEGESGWSQFFEVEKELTMWDVIVEMLLAARGKVGSMTSMSNNGYRLSWISSHMVEQALNELAHSLTEANFGNIREILEAEPPRWLSDSAASSCMLCGVKFHPIMCSRHHCRFCGGIFCGDCSKGRSLLPVKFRVADPQRVCDVCNVRLESVQPYLMDKVSNAAQLPTRDLTDLSTLRSWVNFPWGQSMEHEIYKATNTIRAYNKVGCLKPEKLIPDAILGRAKGLAIITAVKMGAVVTYNVGTGLVVARREDGSWSPPSAISSIGMGWGAQIGGELTDFIIVLRTSEAVNAFSGNMHLAVGAGVSAAVGVIGRTAEADIRAGDGGFGSCYTYSSSKGAFVGCSLKGSIVTTRTQENARFYGNQSISATDILLGSLPRPPAAATLYRALADLYQKIEN from the exons ATGGAGGAGAATCATCCGTGTTCTCCGACCGATTCCCAAGCCTTTGAAACTTTGGCTTCAAGAGCTTCCGATCATCCCAATTCCTTTCCGGGTTCTCCTCTG GGCTATCCAAAACTTGATTCATTTCGAGAGCTTGACATTCCGTCGGGCGCCCAGTTTTCTCCAAGTGAAAAAACTGTTGAATTTAGGGAAAATGATTCTGAGTCACACCATAGCACTGGGGAAATGCAAAACTGTTCTAATAAGAATAGGGCAAATTATTTCTATTATGATTCGCCTATGTTGGAAGATACTGGAGTTTGGATACCAATTTCTGTTCCACCCATGTCTGAAACTGATCATGAAGAGTGGGCTAAGGGTTTTCACTTGAATGGCGGTTGCTTTCCTGAAGGTGAATCAGGGTGGAGCCAATTCTTTGAGGTAGAAAAAGAGTTAACGATGTGGGATGTGATAGTAGAAATGTTGCTTGCAGCACGAGGAAAGGTCGGTTCGATGACTTCCATGAGTAACAATGGGTATAGGTTGTCATGGATATCTAGCCATATGGTGGAGCAGGCTTTGAATGAACTGGCTCATTCGCTCACTGAAGCAAATTTTGGAAATATAAGAGAAATCCTTGAAGCTGAGCCACCCAGATGGTTGTCTGATAGCGCTGCTTCTTCTTGTATGTTATGTGGTGTGAAGTTTCATCCAATCATGTGCTCCAGGCATCACTGCCGCTTTTGTGGTGGGATATTTTGTGGGGATTGCTCTAAAGGGAGGAGCTTGCTGCCTGTAAAATTTCGTGTTGCGGATCCACAGCGAGTATGCGATGTATGTAACGTTCGGCTTGAATCTGTGCAACCATATTTAATGGATAAAGTGAGTAATGCTGCGCAGTTACCGACCCGTGACCTTACGGACCTCAGTACATTGAGGTCATGGGTAAACTTCCCTTGGGGACAGTCGATGGAACATGAGATCTATAAAGCTACAAACACCATTCGAGCTTATAATAAG GTGGGTTGTTTAAAGCCTGAGAAGCTAATTCCAGATGCCATTCTAGGACGAGCAAAAGGTCTAGCAATTATTACTGCTGTCAAAATGGGAGCAGTGGTTACTTACAATGTAGGAACCGGTCTCGTAGTTGCGCGCAGAGAAGATGGCTCGTGGTCTCCTCCGTCTGCAATTTCATCAATTGGTATGGGGTGGGGAGCTCAG ATTGGAGGAGAACTGACCGACTTTATAATCGTCTTGAGGACAAGTGAGGCTGTCAATGCATTCAGCGGAAATATGCACCTAGCCGTTGGGGCTGGCGTGAGCGCTGCAGTTGGAGTAATTGGGAGGACGGCCGAAGCCGATATACGAGCTGGTGATGGTGGTTTTGGCTCCTGTTATACATATAGTTCTAGTAAAG GTGCATTTGTTGGATGTTCACTTAAAGGAAGTATTGTTACCACTCGAACACAAGAAAATGCTCGATTCTATGGTAATCAGTCGATAAGTGCCACCGACATTCTCCTTGGTTCACTCCCAAGACCACCTGCCGCTGCTACTCTATATCGTGCTCTCGCCGATCTTTACCAGAAGATCGAGAATTGA
- the LOC111782687 gene encoding BES1/BZR1 homolog protein 4-like isoform X1, which translates to MTSGTRMPTWKERENNKRRERRRRAIAAKIFLGLRMYGNYKLPKHCDNNEVLKALCVEAGWTVEEDGTTYRKGCKPVERDIMGGSASASPCSSYQPSPCASYNPSPASSSFPSPSRYAIKGNDNAADPNSLIPWLKNLSSASSPASSRLPHHLYITGGSISAPVTPPSSSPTARTPRKPNDWDNHPAVAPAWAAQRFSCLPASTPPSPGRQVLADSAWFDSMRIPQSGPSSPTFSLVARNPFGFKEAMSAGGPSFGFKEAMSNPMSAGGSRNWTPTQSGTCSPTVAAGTDHTSDVPMTDGTAAEFAFGSCSIGLVKPWEGERIHEECISDDLELTLGNSRTR; encoded by the exons ATGACATCGGGGACGAGAATGCCCACTTGGAAGGAGAGGGAGAACAACAAGCGCCGTGAGAGGCGCCGACGTGCCATCGCCGCTAAGATCTTTCTTGGCCTGCGAATGTACGGAAACTATAAGCTTCCTAAGCACTGCGATAATAATGAGGTCCTCAAAGCCCTCTGTGTTGAAGCTGGGTGGACTGTAGAGGAAGACGGCACTACCTATCGGAAG GGATGCAAGCCTGTGGAACGCGATATCATGGGCGGATCAGCTTCTGCAAGTCCATGTTCATCTTACCAGCCGAGCCCATGTGCATCTTATAACCCAAGTCCTgcgtcttcttccttcccaAGCCCTTCCCGTTACGCCATTAAAGGCAATGACAATGCTGCTGATCCCAATTCCCTCATCCCATGGCTGAAGAACCTCTCCTCAGCTTCATCACCAGCCTCCTCCAGGCTGCCTCACCATCTTTATATTACTGGTGGCTCCATAAGTGCACCTGTTACCCCTCCGTCGAGCTCCCCAACTGCTCGAACACCCAGAAAACCAAATGATTGGGACAATCATCCAGCAGTTGCTCCTGCTTGGGCAGCACAGCGCTTCTCATGTTTGCCTGCATCGACCCCTCCGAGCCCTGGGCGTCAGGTGTTGGCTGATTCAGCATGGTTTGATAGTATGCGGATTCCTCAAAGTGGACCATCGTCACCAACCTTCAGCCTTGTGGCTAGGAATCCTTTTGGATTTAAGGAGGCAATGTCTGCTGGAGGTCCTTCATTCGGATTTAAGGAGGCAATGTCAAATCCAATGTCTGCTGGAGGGTCTCGTAATTGGACTCCTACACAGAGCGGGACGTGCTCGCCCACGGTTGCTGCGGGCACCGATCATACTTCAGATGTTCCTATGACGGATGGGACTGCAGCGGAGTTTGCCTTCGGAAGTTGTTCGATTGGGTTGGTGAAGCCttgggaaggagagagaattCATGAGGAATGCATCTCTGATGATCTCGAACTTACACTTGGGAATTCAAGGACGAG GTGA
- the LOC111782685 gene encoding heat stress transcription factor A-4a-like: MDEAQGSGLTSLPPFLVKTYDMVDDPSTNSIVSWSSSDKSFVVWKPLEFSSVLLPKFFKHSNFSSFIRQLNTYGFKKVDPDQWEFANDDFVRGEQHLMKNIHRRKPVHSHSLQNPHGQGVSPPLTEVERKSFEDNIETLKRDKEQLVLELRKHKQEYQGVVLQMQNLKDRFQCVQQGMQLFISLIARFLHKPGLRLDLLPQLETSDRKRRLPRVSYNNSEDNLEDNQMGTTQTISRENMDCSFDPILKEEQFELLETSIAFWEGIIHSYGQTISPLDSSSNLELGGSVSHASSPAVTCRQVSEELRCKSPGIDMNLEPMATVAPESVASKDQAAGVKAPVPTGVNDVFWQQFLTENPGSSDPQEVQSARKDSDVIIEENRPSDQGNFWWNTRSVNNVVEQIGNLAPAEKFS; this comes from the exons ATGGATGAAGCTCAGGGAAGCGGCTTGACTTCGTTGCCTCCATTTTTAGTCAAAACATATGATATGGTCGATGATCCTTCAACCAATTCGATTGTTTCATGGAGTTCAAGTGATAAAAGCTTTGTTGTTTGGAAACCACTGGAGTTCTCATCAGTTTTGTTGCCTAAATTCTTTAAGCATAGCAACTTCTCGAGCTTCATCAGGCAGCTCAATACTTAT GGGTTCAAGAAGGTGGATCCTGATCAATGGGAATTTGCCAATGATGATTTTGTTAGAGGTGAGCAACACCTGATGAAGAACATCCACAGGAGAAAACCAGTTCATAGTCATTCTTTACAGAACCCCCATGGACAAGGAGTATCTCCTCCGCTAACTGAAGTCGAGAGAAAGAGCTTCGAGGATAACATCGAGACGCTGAAACGGGATAAAGAGCAGCTTGTTCTTGAGTTGCGGAAACACAAACAAGAGTATCAAGGAGTTGTGTTGCAAATGCAGAATTTGAAAGATCGCTTTCAATGTGTTCAACAAGGCATGCAATTATTTATCAGTCTGATCGCTCGTTTTTTGCATAAACCAGGACTTCGCTTGGATCTTCTGCCACAATTGGAAACTTCTGATAGAAAGAGGAGATTGCCTAGAGTTTCTTACAACAATAGTGAAGATAACCTTGAGGATAATCAGATGGGGACAACTCAAACCATTAGTAGAGAAAATATGGATTGTAGTTTTGatccaattttgaaagaagaaCAGTTTGAACTTCTTGAGACATCCATAGCCTTTTGGGAAGGCATTATCCATAGTTATGGTCAAACAATTAGTCCACTTGATTCCAGCTCAAACCTGGAGTTGGGTGGATCTGTAAGTCATGCCAGTAGCCCTGCTGTAACTTGCAGGCAAGTTAGTGAGGAGCTTCGGTGTAAATCACCAGGAATTGACATGAATTTGGAGCCCATGGCAACCGTTGCTCCTGAATCTGTAGCCTCGAAAGATCAGGCAGCTGGAGTCAAAGCTCCAGTACCAACTGGTGTCAATGATGTTTTCTGGCAGCAATTCTTGACGGAGAATCCTGGTTCATCTGACCCACAAGAAGTTCAATCAGCCAGAAAAGATTCTGATGTCATAATCGAAGAAAACAGACCGAGCGATCAAGGAAATTTTTGGTGGAACACGAGGAGTGTAAATAATGTTGTAGAACAGATAGGGAACCTCGCTCCAGCAGAGAAATTTTCATAG
- the LOC111782682 gene encoding U-box domain-containing protein 17-like, with translation MAAAAIFSSLRRRRSPSLEVFLAPVDLSDVALVRTLAIVATELVSRFSQKSFFFQRRNSRSLIRKLEVCLVFLDCLKDSGATLPHTALLCLKELYLLLYRSKILLDYCSESSKLWMLLQNHSISGHFNDLNLELLTFFDVFPFEEVELAVDVREQVELLQKQLRRTRMFVDEFDEVLRARFLSFLDEFENGRLPNPSELREFFVDKLKIRNAKCCRAEIEFLEEQIINHEGDVEPNLAVLNGFVAFTRYSRFLLFGFEEDEVDSGAGNQKKLKKNLISQEIAETLLTIPRDFCCPISLDLMNDPVIISTGQTYDRSSITRWMEEGHSTCPKTGQLLVHTRLAPNRALRNLIIQWCIAHGVPYDPPEGMDASAESYAMASPTRAALEANRATAIILIQQLSIGSQDAKSIAAREIRLLAKTGKENRAFIAEAGAIPHLQKLLASPNTVAQENSVTAMLNLSIYDKNKSLIMSEVGCLGSITKVLRSGHSTEARENAAATLFSLSAVHDYKKRIAEESGAVEALAGLLRDGTPRGKKDAVTALFNLSTHTDNCVRMIEAGAVTALVGALGNEGVAEEAAGALALIVRQPVGAEAVAKEERAVAGLIAMMRCGTPRGKENAVAALLELCRSGGAATTEQVFKAPALAGLLQMLLFTGTKRARRKAASLARVFQRCEHVVMHGVGYAYPSNSASNRDSSFASEVSVPISISVPVV, from the coding sequence ATGGCTGCCGCTGCGATTTTCTCGTCTTTACGGAGAAGGAGATCGCCGTCGTTGGAGGTATTTTTGGCCCCTGTTGACCTCTCCGATGTGGCCTTAGTTCGAACCCTGGCGATAGTTGCGACGGAGCTCGTTTCCCGATTTTCACAGAAATCCTTCTTCTTTCAGCGGAGGAATTCGCGATCTCTGATAAGGAAACTGGAGGTGTGTTTAGTCTTTTTGGACTGTTTGAAGGATTCCGGTGCTACTTTGCCTCACACGGCGTTGCTCTGTTTGAAGGAGCTTTATTTGTTGTTGTATCGGTCTAAGATACTCCTTGATTATTGCTCCGAATCGAGTAAGTTATGGATGTTGCTTCAGAACCACTCGATTTCCGGGCATTTCAATGATTTGAATTTGGagttgttgacattttttgatgttttcccttttgaggaAGTTGAATTAGCTGTGGATGTTAGAGAACAGGTTGAGCTCTTGCAAAAGCAATTGAGAAGGACTAGGATGTTTGTTGATGAATTCGACGAGGTGTTGAGGGCGCGGTTCCTTTCGTTTCTTGACGAATTTGAGAACGGGAGGCTTCCGAATCCGAGCGAATTGAGGGAGTTTTTTGTGGATAAGTTGAAGATTCGGAATGCTAAGTGTTGTAGAGCTGAAATTGAGTTCTTGGAGGAGCAGATTATCAATCATGAGGGCGACGTTGAGCCGAACTTAGCAGTGTTAAATGGTTTTGTTGCTTTTACTAGATATAGTAGATTTCTCCTCTTCGGATTTGAGGAAGATGAAGTTGATTCAGGTGCAGGAAACCAGaagaagctgaagaagaaCTTGATTAGCCAGGAGATTGCTGAGACGCTTTTAACGATTCCGAGGGACTTCTGCTGCCCGATATCACTGGATTTGATGAACGATCCGGTGATCATTTCTACAGGTCAGACATATGACCGCAGTTCGATTACTAGATGGATGGAAGAAGGGCACAGCACTTGCCCAAAGACGGGGCAATTGCTTGTCCATACCCGCCTCGCTCCCAACCGCGCGTTAAGGAATTTGATCATCCAATGGTGCATTGCCCATGGAGTTCCTTATGATCCACCAGAAGGAATGGATGCATCTGCTGAAAGTTATGCAATGGCTTCTCCCACACGTGCTGCGCTCGAAGCCAACAGAGCAACAGCTATAATCCTTATTCAACAGTTATCAATCGGATCGCAAGATGCAAAGTCGATTGCTGCTCGTGAGATTCGTTTGTTGGCCAAAACAGGGAAAGAGAATCGTGCGTTCATTGCAGAAGCCGGTGCGATCCCCCATCTTCAAAAGTTGCTGGCTTCCCCAAACACAGTTGCACAGGAGAATTCAGTGACTGCTATGCTTAATCTCTCAATATATGACAAGAACAAGAGTTTGATTATGAGTGAGGTAGGGTGTTTAGGATCGATAACCAAAGTGTTGAGATCTGGACATAGTACAGAAGCACGGGAAAACGCCGCAGCTACGTTGTTCAGCCTCTCTGCAGTTCATGACTACAAGAAGAGAATAGCAGAGGAGAGTGGTGCAGTTGAAGCCTTGGCAGGGTTGTTGAGAGATGGTACCCCAAGAGGAAAGAAGGACGCTGTAACAGCTTTGTTTAATCTCTCGACGCATACCGATAACTGCGTTCGGATGATAGAGGCTGGAGCAGTAACAGCGCTTGTAGGAGCATTGGGGAATGAAGGTGTTGCTGAGGAAGCAGCTGGTGCATTGGCCTTGATTGTTAGACAGCCCGTTGGAGCCGAAGCAGTCGCTAAAGAGGAGAGAGCTGTGGCAGGATTAATAGCAATGATGCGATGTGGTACGCCaagaggaaaagagaatgCAGTAGCAGCTTTGCTCGAGTTATGCCGGAGTGGAGGCGCTGCCACGACCGAGCAAGTGTTCAAGGCTCCCGCTTTGGCTGGGTTGCTCCAAATGCTCCTATTTACTGGTACCAAGCGAGCAAGAAGAAAGGCTGCTTCGCTAGCTCGAGTGTTCCAAAGATGTGAGCATGTCGTAATGCATGGGGTTGGTTATGCCTATCCAAGTAACTCGGCTTCTAACAGGGACTCCAGCTTTGCTAGCGAGGTATCTGTGCCGATATCCATCTCGGTACCGGTCGTGTAG
- the LOC111782687 gene encoding BES1/BZR1 homolog protein 4-like isoform X2, whose protein sequence is MTSGTRMPTWKERENNKRRERRRRAIAAKIFLGLRMYGNYKLPKHCDNNEVLKALCVEAGWTVEEDGTTYRKGCKPVERDIMGGSASASPCSSYQPSPCASYNPSPASSSFPSPSRYAIKGNDNAADPNSLIPWLKNLSSASSPASSRLPHHLYITGGSISAPVTPPSSSPTARTPRKPNDWDNHPAVAPAWAAQRFSCLPASTPPSPGRQVLADSAWFDSMRIPQSGPSSPTFSLVARNPFGFKEAMSAGGPSFGFKEAMSNPMSAGGSRNWTPTQSGTCSPTVAAGTDHTSDVPMTDGTAAEFAFGSCSIGLVKPWEGERIHEECISDDLELTLGNSRTR, encoded by the exons ATGACATCGGGGACGAGAATGCCCACTTGGAAGGAGAGGGAGAACAACAAGCGCCGTGAGAGGCGCCGACGTGCCATCGCCGCTAAGATCTTTCTTGGCCTGCGAATGTACGGAAACTATAAGCTTCCTAAGCACTGCGATAATAATGAGGTCCTCAAAGCCCTCTGTGTTGAAGCTGGGTGGACTGTAGAGGAAGACGGCACTACCTATCGGAAG GGATGCAAGCCTGTGGAACGCGATATCATGGGCGGATCAGCTTCTGCAAGTCCATGTTCATCTTACCAGCCGAGCCCATGTGCATCTTATAACCCAAGTCCTgcgtcttcttccttcccaAGCCCTTCCCGTTACGCCATTAAAGGCAATGACAATGCTGCTGATCCCAATTCCCTCATCCCATGGCTGAAGAACCTCTCCTCAGCTTCATCACCAGCCTCCTCCAGGCTGCCTCACCATCTTTATATTACTGGTGGCTCCATAAGTGCACCTGTTACCCCTCCGTCGAGCTCCCCAACTGCTCGAACACCCAGAAAACCAAATGATTGGGACAATCATCCAGCAGTTGCTCCTGCTTGGGCAGCACAGCGCTTCTCATGTTTGCCTGCATCGACCCCTCCGAGCCCTGGGCGTCAGGTGTTGGCTGATTCAGCATGGTTTGATAGTATGCGGATTCCTCAAAGTGGACCATCGTCACCAACCTTCAGCCTTGTGGCTAGGAATCCTTTTGGATTTAAGGAGGCAATGTCTGCTGGAGGTCCTTCATTCGGATTTAAGGAGGCAATGTCAAATCCAATGTCTGCTGGAGGGTCTCGTAATTGGACTCCTACACAGAGCGGGACGTGCTCGCCCACGGTTGCTGCGGGCACCGATCATACTTCAGATGTTCCTATGACGGATGGGACTGCAGCGGAGTTTGCCTTCGGAAGTTGTTCGATTGGGTTGGTGAAGCCttgggaaggagagagaattCATGAGGAATGCATCTCTGATGATCTCGAACTTACACTTGGGAATTCAAGGACGAGGTAA